In a single window of the Rhizoctonia solani chromosome 16, complete sequence genome:
- a CDS encoding Retrotransposable element Tf2 protein — protein MATRSRTASRAQSPFDSGHLEPQLPPTSSVKYGKVSLKQVTRLLLGLLGQVECLEQEIAEIKEAGIETRTNVENISQTIDVVKDGLKSLQLQGPRTPEGNQPKAVEETPRPIPKTKPIGLVARGPFWSEPTREIPGLAQPTPRRAAPPRVPSPPPSPRLQSPIGAPAPPPPAPVAAYPAPVKVDHPDAYTGKIGSEAKQWLTRMLAWTRLNSRMFPTDQEVLSFLLMNMKDSAGAWAHPHLDQLGSHRAIIQTVEGFKTEFLAAFGDPDATRAAERKITSLTQSGTCADYITKFRTLAMELDWNDAALRGQFARGLHWEVSRQIATREHRPRTLLELQNAALVIDNALRKERASHPPRDSKPSRPSNPARGTSTGQATTGSKKLSNNPNFVSEEEQNRRRAAGACIKCGKMGHKFAECRTGWKATPIEDKGKAKETAKIGDNSEYQSGKENAPLFTIPIQPEKKAETLEVLIDSGATSSFLHPRTAKTLRLPLIDLPHPRTVTMLDGSSPQSGKIWKKANLTFSFDGKKMTKTFLICNTGSHAAILGLKWLDAHNPEIDWNQRTLSFPHAPPEHVAIAKEEEADKNPLEGVPPSTINTPRHYNIGIELTKEGPLNSPLYSMTDAESATLKDWLRDELKAGKIRPSKSSISSPVMFVPKKDGSRRLVVDYRRLNNQTKKNVYPLPRPDDLMAQLRGAKIFTKLDLRWGYNNVRVKEGDEWKTAFRTKYGLYKSLVMTFGLTNAPAAFQHFMNELFKDLLDVCVIIYLNDILIYSKDDASHTQHVHEVLRRLMGNQLFCKASKCTFHVTSVEYLGIIVSDKGFSLDKLKIQAVQEWPVPTKVKEVQSFLGFANFLRQFVANFSHVARPLHNLVKKETPWKWETREQEAFQGLKDAITNAPVLCHADPTKPYFLETDASGAALGSILSQRQGDGRLHPLGFLSESFKGAEQNYDTHDKELLAIIRSFEYWRIFLEGTLHPITVFTNHRNLKYWKESRTFNRRHARWHLLLAGYNFQIVYRPGKQSGKPDALSRRSDHADIPPDAQTMLPDPVFANVALVLPEKELQQQIEQSLDQDESLEEILQFLQNKSKAPPSIKRAFKDYEMEAGLLFYQGRIVVPDVGTLRTDLLQIFHNSPLAGHPGRQRTLELVSRNYYWPGIRADTYWHVDSCKTCQRIRKPKYASIPPQPLELPTRPWQHVSYNMIVDLPKDGNHNSILVIIDSFTKYGIFVKCSKKLKAPELAELFLEHVWKRHGMPKKTVSDRGRVFNNKFLKALYKRLGIDPHFSSAYHPQSNGQTERVNPSIKHFLRAYSGINQRDWTKWLPMAEFAYNNAVHSSTGKTPFKALYGWEPTLTPSNVPTDVPEADNLAQTMEAQWKEVELALRQSKQRMTAGENGGPIEFKIGEEAWLDAKNVNLKTLSPKLTEQQLGPFKVIEKISDQAYRLELPPTMRIHNVFYVGLLSKVRRDKKRAFKNRPPPVTVDGEEEYEVEGITNAKERDGKWFFRVKWKGYGSEENTWEPRENLKNAEKILEKYEKEMKKKALGAAKALRGGAVS, from the exons atggcaacccgttcccggacgGCCTCTCGAGCCCAATCCCCTTTCGATTCGGGACACCTGGAACCCCAGCTTCCGCCAACCTCCTCTGTCAAATATGGCAAAGTCTCCCTCAAACAAGTCACCcgactcctccttggcctacttggccaagttgagtGCCTCGAGCAAGAAATCGCtgagatcaaggaagcagggattGAGACCCGGACAAACGTCGAAAATATCTCACAAACCatcgatgttgtcaaggatggtctCAAGtccctccagctccaaggcCCCCGCACCCCAGAAGGGAACCAACCCAAGGcagtggaagaaacgccacgccccataccaaaaaccaagcctattggattggttgCTAGGGGACCCTTCTGGTCAGAACCAACTAGGGAAATCCCAGGCCTTGCCCAGCCTaccccaagaagagccgcacccccgcgagtcccgtctccccctccatctccgcgtctccaatcccccatcggagcacctgcccctcctccaccggcTCCAGTCGCCGCATATCctgccccggtcaaagtagatcacccagatgcctatacaggcaagatcgggagtgaagccaaacagtggctcacaaggatgttggcctggacccggCTAAACTCGCGCATGTTTCCCACAGACCAAGAAGTCCTCTCCTTCCTgctaatgaacatgaaggattccgcgggagcatgggcccaccctcacctcgACCAGCTCGGGTCACACCGGGcaatcatccaaacggttgaAGGGTTTAAaacggagttcttggcagcatttggcgaccctgacgccacaagggccgccgagcggaagaTTACCTCCCTTACCcaatccggcacatgcgcggattatattacaaagttcaggaccctagccatggaactggactggaacgacgcggcccttagaggccagtttgcccgtggcctccactgggaggtcagccgccagaTTGCAACCCGCGAACACCGGCCCCGTACACTTCtcgagctgcagaacgcagcactcgtcattgacaacgctctccgcaaagagcgtgctagccatccACCAAGGGATAGTAAGCctagcagaccatccaaccccgcaagggggacgagtaccggccaagcCACGAccggttcaaagaaactctccaacaatcccaactttgtgtcggaagaggaacaaaaccgccgccgcgccgcaggcgcctgcatcaagtgcggtaaaatgggccacaagtttgcggaatgccgcacgggctggaaagccacccctattgaggacaaggggaaggctaaggaaaccgccaagattggcgacaactccgagtaccaatcgggaaaaga AAACGCCCCACTTTTTACAATCCCAATTcaaccagagaaaaaagcggaaacattagaagtcctgattgattcaggcgccacatcctcATTCCTCCACCCACGCACCGCCAAGACACTACGTCTTCCTCTAATAGATCTCCCTCACCCCcgtaccgttactatgcttgatgggtcgagcccccagtcaggcaaaatctggaagaaggccaatctaaccttctcctttgatggcaagaaaatgaccaagaccttccttatctgcaatacagggtctcacgccgccatcttgggactGAAGTGGCTAGACGCCCACAACCCAGAAATCGATTGGAACcaacgcaccctctccttccctcaTGCcccaccagaacacgtggccattgccaaagaggaggaagctgacaagaacccccttgaaggagttcccccgagtaccatcaatacgccaag GCACTACAATATTGGCATAGAACTCaccaaagaaggccctctCAACTCTCCCCTTTATAGTATGACAGACGCTgagtccgccacactcaaggactggctcagggatgagttgaaagcagggaagatccgcccaagcaaatcttccatcagttcccccgtaATGTTcgtccccaaaaaggatggttcccgtcgCTTGGTCGTTGACTACCGTCGCCTCAACAACCagacaaagaaaaacgtttacccgctaccccgtccagatgatCTTATGGCCCAACTCCGTGGCGCCAAAATCTTCACCAAGCTGGACCTGAgatggggatacaacaatgtccgagTTAAGGAGggcgatgaatggaaaactgcgttccgcaccaagtatggcttgTACAAATCCTTagtcatgacatttggcctcaccaacgcgCCCGCCGCCtttcaacattttatgaacgagTTGTTTAAGGACCTAttagatgtatgcgtcatcatttacctcaatgacatcctgatctactcaaaggatgacgcatcacacacacaacacgttcatgaggtcttACGGCGTCTGATGGGAaatcagctgttctgcaaagCGTCAAAATGTACTTTCCatgtcacctctgtggaGTACCTTGGGATTATTGTATCCGATAAGGgatttagtctggataaactcaaaatccaggcagtacaagaatggccggtgcccactaaagtcaaggaagtccaatcgttcctaggctttgccaatttcctccgccaatttgttgccaacttcagccacgtGGCTAGGCCActacacaacctagtcaagaaggaaacgccatggaaatgggaaaccAGGGAACAGGAAGCTTTTCAGGGACTCAAAGACGctatcaccaacgccccggtaCTCTGCCACGCTGACCCCACCAAGCCTTACTTCCTAGAAACGGATGCTTCTGGCGCAGCACTAGGGTCCATATTGAGTCAACGCCAGGGAGACGGTCGCCTACATCCCCTAGGGTTCCtatcagaatcattcaaaggcgctgaacagaactatgatacgcacgacaaggaactacttgcaatcatccgctcctttgagtactggcgtattttcctggaagggacCCTACACCCTATCACCGTGTTCACCAATCACCGTAATCTCAAGTACTGGAAAGAGTCACGCACATTCAACCGTCGTCACGCCAGGTGGCATCTATTGTTAGCCGGGTATAATTTCCAAATTGTATACCGTCCCGGAAAACAGTCCGGCAAACCAGACGCTCTCTCACGACGCTCAGACCATGCCGACATTCCACCAGATGCCCAAACTATGCTCCCAGaccctgtctttgccaacgttgcgCTAGTATTGCCAGAAAAAGAATTACAACAACAGATTGAGCAATCCCTGGACCAAGACGAATCattggaggaaatcctccaattcctccagaacaagtcaaaggcaccaccttccatcaaacgagcattcaaggattacgaAATGGAAGCCGGGTTgttattctaccaaggacgtATTGTAGTACCAGATGTAGGCACCCTAAGGACGGACTTGCTACAAATATTCCACAATAGCCCCTTGGCTGGACATCCTGGTAGACAACGAACCCTGGAATTAGTCTCGCgtaattactactggcctggcatccgcgCCGACAcatattggcatgtggactcctgcaaaacatgtcaacggatcaggaagcccaaataTGCGtctatcccacctcagccATTAGAACTTCCGactagaccctggcaacacgtttCTTACAACATGATCGTGGACTTACCAAAGGACGGAAACcacaactcaatcctggttATCATTGATagcttcaccaaatacgggatatttgtcaaatgctccaagaaactgAAAGCCCCGGAACTAGCGGAATTGTTCCTAGAACACGTGTGGAAACGGCACGGCATGCCCAAAAAAACGGTCTCGGATAGAGGAAGAGTGTTCAACAATAAGTTCCTGAAGGCGCTGTACAAACGTCTGGGAATAGATCCCCACTTTTCCTCGGCGTATCATCCCCAGAGCAACGGACAGACGGAACGAGTCaacccctccatcaaacactTTCTAAGGGCCTACTCAGGGATcaaccaacgggactggacaaagtggctgccaatggcagaatttgcttacaacaacgccgtGCACAGTAGTACTGGGAAGACCCCCTTCAAGGCCctatacggatgggaacccacaTTAACGCCGTCAAATGTACCAACAGACGTTCCTGAGGCAGACAAccttgcccaaacaatggaggcacaatggaaggaagtggaattggcactccggcaatctaagcaacgAATGACAGCCGGGGAAAATGGGGGCCCAATAGAATtcaaaattggagaagaggcttggctggacgccaaaaacgtcaacctcaaaaccttgaGTCCCAAACTTACGGAACAACAACTAggaccattcaaggttattgAGAAGATCTCCGACCAagcctaccgcctagaacttcCCCCAACCATGCGAAttcacaacgtcttctatgtggggcTCCTATCAAAGGTCAGAAGAGACAAAAAGCGCGCCTTCAAAAATCGCCCCCCGCCTGTGACCGTggatggggaggaagaatatgaagtagAAGGAATCACCAATGCCAAGGAACGAgatggaaaatggttcttccgagtcaaatggaagggttacgggTCTGAAGAAAACACTTGGGAGCCTCGAGAAAATCtaaaaaacgccgaaaaaattttagaaaaatacgaaaaagaaatgaaaaagaaggccctcggcgctgccaaggcccttagagggggggcagtgtcgtag
- a CDS encoding Transposon Tf2-7 polyprotein yields the protein MEPEPTISALLKAVTALTATVGSLQDQIRNQGQQLIELKAICKETADLLGDKDQGGPQVQAKPGPSTGPVTPPTHTGGETHTPGTVRPGLKAPFRPSRGTGFDSEEEEEPRRPKKEPCGTPRSLSSLTPFDTGSSVKRPKMDLPDPYKGEVRGQKATQWLDRMMLWVALHCDQFDKEEQMVVWILYHMTDKAANWALPIIGTIIKGEGNPPTTISALTAKFKEAFADPNAKRAAARKIAALTQTTTTAKYVTKFRNLMAELDWNKEAYIAQFTRGLHWKVKELLSTKDSIPDNLEAIFAAAIKIDNIRCENEENRPKKLPAKSPATVATTSTTTTQRVRLSEDPNYVTPEERDRRRASGLCVKCGQKGHGIKQCPNGWKATIKEVAKVAEDELGKE from the coding sequence atggaaccggagccgaccattagcgctctcctcaaggctgtcacagccctcacagccacagtcgggtccctacaggaccaaatccgtaaccaaggccaacagctcattgagctcaaggccatatgcaaggagaccgccgacttacttggcgacaaggaccaaggaggaccccaagtccaagccaagcctggcccatcgactgggcctgttacCCCTCCAACCCACACAGGgggggaaacccacactccaggcacggttaggcctgggcttaaggcccctttcaggccatcaagaggaacagggtttgattcagaggaagaagaggagcccagacgccccaaaaaggagccttgcggcacgcctaggagcctcagctccctcaccccattTGACACAGGATCCAGCGTGAAGCgccccaagatggacctcccagaTCCTTACAAGGGAGAAGTCAGGGGTCAAAAAGCCACTCAATGGCTGGATaggatgatgctctgggtagccctccattgtgatcaatttgacaaggaggaacagatggttgtgtggatcctataccacatgactgacaaagctgccaactgggcacttcccatcattgggacaatcatcaagggcgagggaaatCCTCCCACCACCATATCAGCCTtgacggccaaattcaaggaagcctttgcggatcccaatgccaagagggcagccgccaggaagatcgccgcgctaactcagaccacaaccacggcCAAGTATGTCACCaaattccgcaatctcatggcggaacttgattggaacaaggaagCGTATATCGCCCAAttcacgcgcggccttcactggaaggtcaaggaactgctgtCTACCAAGGATAGCATCCCGGACAACCTCGAAGCCATCTTTGCCGCGGCAATTAAGATTGACAATATCCGCTgcgaaaatgaggaaaaCCGTCCCAAGAAGCTccccgccaagtccccggccaccgtggccactacttccactaccaccacacaacgggtccgcctatcggaagaccccaattacgttaccccggaggaaagggaccgccgccgcgcgtctggcctttgtgtcaagtgcggccaaaaagggcatggaattaaacaatgccccaatggctggaaagccacaatcaaggaggttgccaaggttGCGGAGgacgagttgggaaaagagtag
- a CDS encoding Retrotransposable element Tf2 protein, which translates to MLDGTISQTGRIWHQVHLAVSANGHTHSIPFLVCPIGNTPAILGMTWLTTESPLIDWHQGTVTFPNQAHIASEEEADSNPLSDLPKQYHKFAKVFGEEEFKVLPPHREYDIAIDLLPNAKLSPGPIYGMTNAESKALKQHIDKELATGKIRPSTSLAGAPVMFVKKADGSLRLVVDYQKLNDVTHKNVYPLPRQDDLMAKLRNAKLFTKLDLRWGYNNVRIKEGDEWKTAFRTKYGLFEYLVMPFGLTNAPAAFQHFMNDLFRDLIDVTVVIYLDDILIFSEDPKEHPAHVREVLSRLMRNQLFCKLSKCHFHVTTVDYLGIVISPAGFSMDQKKIEAVTTWPQPKTVKQVQAFLGFVNYLRRFIPNFSSVARPLHNLTKKETPWSWETSEEAAFRELKALVTQSPVLIHSNPALPYYLETDASGVAMGAILSQRGPDNRLHPIAYMSKSFSGAEANYDTHDKELLAIIKALEEWRIFLEATDKPVQVFTDHRNLEYWMQARTFNRRHAQWRVFLSDFNFEIHYRPGKQSGKPDALSRRSVL; encoded by the coding sequence atgttagatggtactatttcacagactggtcgcatttggcaccaggttcaccttgcggtctcggccaatggccatacccactccattcccttccttgtttgccccattggcaacaccccggctatactaggcatgacatggctcactaCAGAATCCCCACTCATTGATTGGCATCAAGGGACAGTCACATTCCCCAATCAGGCTCACATTGCATctgaagaggaagcagactCTAACCCCTTGTCAGACCTCCCAAAGCaataccacaagtttgctaaagtctttggtgaagaagaattcaaggtgCTTCCCCCACATCGGGAATATGATATAGCCATTGATCTCCTGCCCAATGCTAAGCTTTCCCCCGGACCTATTTACGGAATGAccaatgcagaatccaaagCGCTGAAGCAACACATCGACAAGGAGctggcaacaggcaagatccgccctagtacctccttggcaggcgccccggtcatgtttgtaaaaaaggcagatggatccctcaggctggttgtggattaccaAAAGCTCAATGACGTAACCCATAAAAATGTTTACCCCCTACCAAGACAAGACgatctcatggccaaactcagGAACGCTAAACTattcaccaagctagacttaCGTTGGGGTTATAATAACGtccggatcaaggaaggtgatgaatggaagaccgccttccgcaccaaatatgggttatttgagtacttggtcatgccctttggtcttacAAACGCCCCGGCAgcatttcagcacttcatgaatgacttgtttagggacctcattgacgtcaccgTGGTCATTTACTTAGATGATATACTGATCTTCTCCGAAGACCCCAAGGAACACCCAGCCCATGTGAGGGAAGTCCTGTCAAGGTTAATGAGAaatcaactgttctgcaaattatcgaagtgccacttccacgtcaccacggTTGATTACCTGGGTATTGTCATATCTCCTGCAGGCTTCTcaatggatcaaaagaagattgaggccgtCACAACCTGGCCCCagcccaaaacagtcaagcaggtccaagccttcctagggtttgttaACTACCTTAGGcgcttcatccccaacttcagttcGGTAGCACGCCCTCTTCACAATCTTACAAAGAAGGagaccccttggtcatgggaaACCTCAGAGGAAGCCGCGTTCAGAGAATTAAAAGCATTGGTCACGCAATCCCCAGTCctaatccattccaacccagcgCTACCTTattacctggaaacagatgcatcaggggtagcaatgggggcgatactcagccaacgagGACCAGACAACCGATTACACCCCATCGCttacatgtccaagtcattctCAGGAGCGGAAGCTaattacgacacccacgataaaGAGCTCCTGGCTATCATTAAAGCACTAGAGGAATGGAgaatattcttggaagcaacggacaagCCAGTACaagtcttcacggatcataggaatctggagtattggatgcaggcacggacattcAACCGCAGGCATGCCCAATGGCGTGTATTCTTGAgcgatttcaactttgaaatccactatcgcccaggaaagcaatcagggaaaccggACGCGTTGTCCAGAAGATcagtgttataa
- a CDS encoding Retrotransposable element Tf2 protein translates to MPFPIIPSTRSGVSHPYSRPTSRSSQRSIPTNSQPASCSASPTLQDLPRMEPEPSPLALLEAITALTATVGSLQDQIRAQSQQIIELRAICKETADLLGDKDQGAAQAKPGPLTGPVTPPTHSGGEAHTPGTVRPGLKAPFRPSRGTGFDSEEEEEPRQPKKEPQGTPRRHLGSLTPFDAGSSVKRPKMDLPEPYKGDTRGRKATQWLDRMMLWVALHRDQFDKEEQMVVWILYHMTDKAADWALPIIGAIIKGKGNPPTTIQALTGKFKEAFADPDAKRAAARKIAALSQTTTTSEYVTEFRNLMAELDWNKEAYIAQFTQGLHWKVKELLSTKDSVPDELEAIFAASIKIDNIRRKNEENRPKKAPAKSPATVATSTTTTRVRLSEDPNYVTPEERDRRCASGLCVKCGQKGHGIKQCPNGWKATIKEVAKPPTPKLDNLDSFEFVSLALDSNKKPLLFINLYVQNSPAEPLKTLIDSGATSNFISPSIVEKLKIPKTQLENPQVVRMLDGTISQTGCIWHQVHLTVLANGHTHSIPFLVCPIGTTPAILGMTWLTQESPLIDWNLGTVTFPDQVQIASEEEADPDPLADLPTEYHEFAKVFGEEEFKVLPPHREYDIAIGLIPNAKLSPGPIYGMTDAESKALKVHIDEELATGTIRPSTSSAGAPVMFVKKADGSLRLVVDYRKLNDVTHKNVYPLPRQDDLMAKLRHAKLFTKLDLRWGYNNVQIKEGDKWKTAFRTKYGLFEYLVMPFGLTNAPAAFQHFMNDLFRDLIDVTVVIYLDNILIFSEKPEEHPLHVREVLSRLMKNQLFCKLSKCHFHVTTVDYLGIVISPAGFSMDQKKIKAVTTWPTPKTVKQVQAFLGFVNYLRRFIPNFSSVARPLHNLTRKETPWSWGNLEEVAFQELKSLVTQSPVLIHSNPDLPYYLETDASGVAMGAILSQ, encoded by the exons ATGCCGTTTCCaattattccatccacacgctctggcgtctcccacccatactcccgtcctactagccgctcctctcaacgttccattccaaccaatTCCCAACCGGCCTCTTGCAGCGCATCACCCActttgcaagacttgccaaggatggaaccagaaccGTCCCCTTtggctctccttgaggctatcacagccctcacagccactgttgggtccctacaggaccaaatccgagCCCAGAGCCAACAAATTATTGAGCtcagggccatatgcaaggagaccgcagacctccttggggataaagaccaaggagcagcccaagccaagcctggcccattgactgggcctgtcactcctcccacccactcgggaggagaagcccacactccaggcacggttaggcctgggctcaaggcccccttccggCCCTCAAGAGGAACCGGGTTCgactcagaggaagaggaagaaccaaggcagcccaaaaaggagcctcaaggaacgcctagaaggcaccttgggtcccttaccccctttgatgccgggtccagcgtaaagagacccaagatggacctccctgAACCATATAAGGGAGACACTAGGGGCCGCAaggccacccaatggctagatagaatgatgctctgggtagccctccaccgggaccaatttgacaaggaggagcagatggttgtgtggatcctttaccacatgaccgATAAAGCCGCagactgggcgctccccattattggggcaatcatcaagggcaaagggaaccctcctaccaccatccaggccctaacgggcaaattcaaggaggcgttTGCtgacccagatgccaaaagggctgctgccaggaaaattgcggcactctcccaaaccaccaccacctccgagtatgtcacggagttccgcaatctcatggcggaattagactggaacaaggaggcctacattgcgcagttcacgcaaggcctccactggaaagtcaaggaactgctatcaaccaaggatagtgTCCCCGATGAACTCGAGGCAATCTTTGCGGCCTCaataaaaattgacaacatccgccgcaaaaacgaggagaaccgccccaaGAAGGCgcccgccaagtccccggccaccgtggccacttccactaccaccactagggtccgcctatccgaGGATCCCAACTATGTCaccccggaagaaagggaccgccgctGCGCATCAGGGCTATGCGTCAAATGCGGTCAGAAGGGCCACGgaatcaagcagtgcccaaatggctggaaagccacgatTAAAGAGGTAGCCAAG cccccgactccAAAATTGGACAATCtagatagttttgaatttgtatctctcgCTCTAGACTCGAATAAAAAACCTCTCTTATTTATCaatctatatgtccaaaattccccggcagaacccctcaagACACTCATAGACTCCGGAGCCACATCGAATTTTATCTCCCCAtcaattgtggaaaaattaaaaatcccaaaaacccaactcgaaaatccacaagttgtgagaatgctagatggtacaatctctcagactggttgcatttggcaccaagTTCATCtcacggttttggccaatggccatacacATTCCATCCCTTTCCTAGTCTGCCCCATTGGGACCACACCcgccatacttggcatgacatggctcactcaggagtcacccctCATAGACTGGAATCTAGGCACCGTCACCTTCCCAGACCAAGTCCAGATAGCctcggaagaagaagcagatccTGACCCACTTGCAGATCTACCTACGgaataccatgaatttgccaaagtgtttggagaagaggaatttaaggtccttcccccgcacagggaatatgatattGCCATTGGCCTAATTCCCAACGCCAAACTCTCTCCTGGACCCATCtacggcatgactgatgcagaatccaaggcgctgAAAGTacatattgatgaggaattagcaacgggcacaatccgccccagcacttcctcagcaggggcccctgtcatgtttgttaaaaaggcagatggttctTTGAGACTTGTGGTGGACTATCGGAAGCTAAATGACGTAACTCATAAAAACGTTTATCCCTTACCGCGGCAagatgatctcatggccaaacttaGGCATGCAAAGTTGTTCACTAAACTGGATCTCCGCTGGGGCTACAATAACgtccaaatcaaggaaggtgacaaatggaaaacggctttccgcaccaaatatgggttatttgaatatctggtcatgccttttggtctcACAAACGCTCCCGCCGCatttcaacactttatgaatgacctgttcagggacctgatCGACGTAACAGTAGTAATTTACTTAGACAACATtctcatcttctcagaaaagcCGGAAGAACACCCGCTCCATGTCAGAGAAGTTCTGTCTagactaatgaagaaccagttgttctgcaaactgtcaaaatgtcatttccacgtcactacagtggattacttgggcattgtcatatctccagccggcttctccatggaccagaaaaaGATCAAGGCCGTCACTACatggcccactcccaagacagtcaaacaggtccaggcattcctaggatttgtcaactacctccgccgattcattcccaactttaGCTCCGTGGCACGCCCCCTGCATAATCTcaccagaaaggaaaccccatggtcatggggtaacctggAGGAAGTAGCGTTCCAGGAACTGAAGTCCCTTGTTACCCAATCGCCCgtcctcatccattccaacccagatctgccctactacctagagacagacgcatcaggagtagctatgggagccatactgagtcaatga